From Fusobacterium mortiferum ATCC 9817, a single genomic window includes:
- the tsaD gene encoding tRNA (adenosine(37)-N6)-threonylcarbamoyltransferase complex transferase subunit TsaD, which yields MIILGIESSCDETSIAVLKDGREILSNKISSQIEIHKEYGGVVPEIASRQHIKNIATILDEVLEEANITMEDVDYIAVTYAPGLIGALLVGISFAKGLAYAHNIPIIPVHHIKGHMYANFLEYDIKLPCISLVVSGGHTNILYMDENHNFTNLGGTLDDAVGESCDKVARVLGIGYPGGPVIDKMYYQGNRDFLEIPEPKVGEYDFSFSGIKTAVINFVNKMKMKGEEFSNEDLAASFLGKVVDILCKKTLKAAKEKGVKTIILAGGVAANSLLRSQLTEGAKKMGIDVFYPSMKLCTDNAAMIAEAAYYKLINCKDGKSCFADLDLNGVATLNVIDELKKIRVNLITLIFLIYKFFYFL from the coding sequence ATGATAATTTTAGGAATAGAGAGTTCTTGTGATGAAACTTCCATAGCTGTATTAAAAGATGGAAGGGAGATTTTATCCAATAAAATTTCTTCACAGATAGAGATACATAAAGAGTATGGAGGAGTAGTTCCAGAGATAGCTTCTAGGCAACACATAAAAAATATAGCTACTATATTAGATGAAGTTTTAGAAGAGGCTAATATAACTATGGAAGATGTAGATTATATAGCTGTAACCTATGCTCCAGGTCTTATTGGAGCTCTTTTAGTAGGAATATCTTTTGCTAAAGGATTGGCTTATGCTCATAATATACCAATAATACCAGTACACCATATAAAAGGGCATATGTATGCTAACTTTTTAGAGTATGATATAAAGCTACCTTGTATTTCGTTAGTTGTATCAGGTGGACATACTAATATTTTATATATGGATGAAAATCATAATTTTACAAATCTAGGTGGAACACTAGATGATGCTGTAGGAGAAAGTTGTGATAAGGTAGCAAGAGTTTTAGGTATAGGATATCCAGGTGGACCTGTAATAGATAAGATGTATTATCAAGGGAATAGAGATTTTTTAGAGATACCAGAGCCTAAAGTAGGAGAGTACGACTTTAGTTTTTCAGGAATAAAGACTGCTGTAATTAACTTTGTAAATAAGATGAAGATGAAGGGTGAGGAATTTTCTAATGAAGATTTAGCAGCTTCTTTCTTAGGAAAAGTAGTAGATATCTTATGTAAAAAAACTTTAAAAGCTGCAAAGGAAAAGGGAGTAAAAACAATTATTTTAGCTGGAGGAGTAGCAGCAAACTCTCTACTTAGAAGTCAACTTACTGAGGGAGCTAAAAAAATGGGAATAGATGTATTTTATCCATCTATGAAGCTTTGTACTGATAATGCAGCTATGATAGCGGAAGCAGCTTACTATAAACTTATCAATTGTAAAGATGGAAAAAGTTGTTTTGCTGATTTAGATTTAAATGGAGTAGCAACTTTAAATGTAATAGATGAATTAAAAAAAATTAGGGTAAATCTAATTACCCTAATTTTTTTGATATATAAATTCTTTTATTTTCTTTAA
- a CDS encoding RIO1 family regulatory kinase/ATPase domain-containing protein, whose amino-acid sequence MFKKNINLIRKNIVKFLILNYPNCNIKRENLSLLNEGKFANATVFRYKDKNLDLTIKDFSGSPWLVRKTFGKLFINLEYNNLVKLSNNPSIAKNPKKLSECTLAFGFIKGKALKFFPKSSIEKDFFLKLEKNVKAMHSKNIVHLDLRNLGNILVGKDGHPYIIDFQSAISTKYLGSWLSKILKTSDLTGVYKCWNNRCTEPLDEKRSNILTEFNKLRKVWIFRGYPLSRALKKIKEFIYQKN is encoded by the coding sequence ATGTTTAAAAAAAATATTAATTTAATTAGAAAAAATATTGTAAAATTTTTAATTTTAAATTATCCTAATTGTAACATAAAGAGAGAAAATCTATCTCTTTTAAATGAGGGAAAATTTGCAAATGCAACAGTATTCCGATATAAAGATAAAAATTTAGATTTAACAATTAAAGATTTTTCTGGTTCTCCCTGGCTTGTTAGGAAAACATTTGGAAAACTATTTATAAATTTAGAATATAATAACTTAGTCAAGCTATCAAATAATCCTTCAATCGCAAAAAATCCTAAAAAACTTTCAGAGTGTACATTAGCATTTGGTTTCATAAAAGGAAAAGCATTAAAATTTTTTCCAAAATCTTCTATTGAAAAAGATTTTTTCCTTAAGTTAGAAAAAAATGTTAAAGCTATGCATAGTAAAAATATTGTACATTTAGATTTAAGAAATTTAGGAAATATTTTAGTTGGGAAAGACGGACATCCATATATTATCGATTTTCAATCAGCTATATCTACCAAATATTTAGGTAGTTGGCTTTCAAAAATACTTAAAACTTCTGATTTAACTGGTGTTTATAAATGTTGGAATAATAGATGTACAGAGCCTTTAGATGAAAAAAGATCTAATATTTTAACAGAGTTTAATAAATTAAGAAAAGTTTGGATTTTTAGAGGTTATCCTTTAAGCAGAGCTTTAAAGAAAATAAAAGAATTTATATATCAAAAAAATTAG
- a CDS encoding carboxypeptidase-like regulatory domain-containing protein, producing the protein MRKIILVILFINLFFITFSKNITFNFNTSTGKVEYFKAGDLNTQSNYFYDGTLTLDLEKDEYYFLLSNEDFPPIQKIIDVKTTENPIDIVFTKENYICVKGIVKNNSSNLGNVNVSFTNSENKSFHFSTDIFGEFIAYLPPNNYSINAERFGYTLDKKNKIIYNFSSARKTYSLELNLIELPCFIQGKVIDENNHSIPYPKIFIKNGENIIQGEGDEFGMFKFPVNSGIITILAQKNSFFQNGVVRKIEKNSSITNIEIPLSKIRYSITGIVTNGIKALDKVELQLVNEDNSKITTTYSDENGYFEFYKIPSNRKVFILVLKDNKILKKTELIDLNKDIKDFNIILD; encoded by the coding sequence ATGAGAAAGATTATTCTCGTTATACTATTTATAAATTTATTTTTTATAACTTTTTCAAAAAATATTACTTTTAACTTTAATACCTCTACTGGTAAAGTTGAATATTTTAAAGCTGGTGACTTAAATACACAATCTAATTATTTTTATGATGGAACACTTACTTTAGATTTAGAAAAAGATGAGTATTATTTTTTATTAAGCAATGAAGATTTTCCACCTATTCAAAAAATTATTGATGTAAAAACTACAGAGAATCCAATAGATATAGTTTTTACTAAAGAAAACTATATTTGCGTTAAAGGAATAGTTAAAAATAACTCTTCAAATCTTGGAAATGTCAATGTTTCATTTACAAATTCTGAAAATAAAAGTTTCCATTTTTCCACTGATATTTTTGGAGAATTTATAGCTTATTTACCGCCTAATAACTATTCTATCAATGCTGAAAGATTTGGTTATACTCTTGACAAAAAAAATAAAATCATTTATAATTTTTCTTCTGCTAGAAAAACTTATTCCTTAGAGTTAAATTTAATAGAACTACCTTGCTTTATCCAAGGTAAAGTTATAGATGAAAATAATCACTCTATTCCTTATCCAAAAATCTTTATAAAGAACGGTGAAAACATTATTCAAGGAGAGGGTGATGAATTTGGAATGTTTAAATTTCCTGTGAATAGTGGAATTATAACTATTCTTGCTCAAAAAAATAGTTTTTTTCAAAATGGTGTAGTAAGAAAAATAGAGAAAAATTCATCTATTACAAATATCGAAATACCTCTTTCTAAGATAAGATATAGTATAACTGGTATTGTAACTAATGGAATAAAAGCTCTTGATAAAGTAGAGCTTCAACTAGTAAATGAAGATAATAGTAAAATTACAACTACTTATAGTGATGAAAATGGTTACTTTGAATTTTATAAAATTCCTAGTAATAGAAAAGTATTTATCTTAGTTCTAAAAGATAATAAAATCTTGAAAAAAACTGAACTTATAGATTTAAATAAAGATATAAAAGATTTTAATATAATTTTAGATTAA
- a CDS encoding DUF1694 domain-containing protein translates to MNENLIDKESQVKINFLKTQAERAFYLDEFKENVALALTEEQLRSGIVYPEIIERIKQSDVAYIKMKREIELKFLKPYIVEAERINVRYTLVDSLNLLGNIALVIVVKDAFDTNEREILIKDIREKFQEVGLYPEYVKYFGKKICEKHYSLVEEKLPGYEKKFKKLTIFNQLFGESCPICKIEKEKNKRW, encoded by the coding sequence ATGAATGAAAATTTAATAGATAAAGAGAGTCAAGTTAAAATAAATTTTTTAAAAACACAGGCAGAAAGAGCTTTTTATTTAGATGAATTTAAAGAGAATGTAGCATTGGCATTAACTGAAGAACAATTGAGATCAGGAATAGTTTATCCTGAAATAATTGAGAGAATAAAACAATCAGATGTGGCTTATATAAAAATGAAAAGAGAAATCGAATTAAAGTTTTTAAAGCCATATATTGTTGAGGCTGAGAGGATTAATGTAAGATATACTCTAGTAGATAGCTTAAACCTATTGGGGAATATTGCTTTAGTTATAGTTGTAAAGGATGCCTTTGATACTAATGAAAGAGAGATTCTCATAAAAGATATAAGAGAAAAATTTCAAGAGGTAGGATTATATCCTGAATATGTAAAATACTTTGGTAAAAAAATTTGTGAAAAACATTATTCTTTGGTAGAAGAAAAGTTACCGGGGTATGAAAAAAAATTTAAAAAGTTGACAATTTTTAATCAATTATTTGGAGAAAGTTGTCCTATATGTAAGATTGAAAAGGAGAAAAATAAGAGATGGTAG
- the murA gene encoding UDP-N-acetylglucosamine 1-carboxyvinyltransferase, with translation MVEAFKVTGGKEIKGVLEVEGSKNAALPIMIATLIEKGTYILKNVPNLMDIRTLVKLLESLGLIIEKLDNNTYKIENKGLTNLVAGYELVKKMRASFLVMGPMLAHCKKAKVSLPGGCAIGARPVDLHLKGFEALGTKITIDHGYVEAETDELIGGKIVLDFPSVGATENIVMAAVKAKGITVLENAAREPEIVDLCNFLNEMGAKITGVGTGTLTIEGVERLYPCEHTIISDRIVAGTFIIAAIIFDGKIKVKGVEREHLEAFLMKLEEMGVRYEIENKELRIISKLSDLQGIKITTMPHPGFPTDLQSPIMTLMCLAKGSSEIKETIFENRFMHVPELNRMGAKIDINGNIATIKGIENFSSAEVMASDLRAGASLILAALKAEGESIVNRIYHVDRGYENLELKLKNIGADIERIKTEV, from the coding sequence ATGGTAGAGGCTTTTAAGGTAACAGGTGGTAAAGAAATAAAGGGAGTACTAGAAGTTGAAGGTTCAAAAAATGCAGCTCTTCCAATTATGATAGCTACTCTTATAGAAAAGGGAACTTATATATTAAAAAATGTTCCTAATTTAATGGACATAAGAACATTAGTTAAACTTTTAGAGAGTTTAGGACTGATAATTGAAAAATTAGATAATAATACATATAAAATAGAAAATAAAGGATTAACTAATCTTGTGGCAGGATATGAGTTAGTAAAAAAAATGAGAGCCTCTTTTTTAGTTATGGGACCAATGTTAGCCCATTGTAAGAAAGCAAAAGTTTCTCTTCCTGGTGGATGTGCTATTGGAGCTAGACCAGTAGACTTACACTTAAAAGGTTTTGAAGCTTTAGGAACAAAAATAACAATTGACCATGGATATGTAGAAGCAGAAACAGATGAGCTTATTGGTGGAAAGATAGTTTTAGATTTTCCTAGTGTAGGAGCAACAGAAAATATAGTTATGGCAGCTGTAAAAGCTAAGGGTATAACTGTTTTAGAAAATGCAGCAAGAGAGCCAGAAATAGTAGATTTATGTAATTTTTTAAATGAGATGGGAGCTAAGATTACTGGAGTGGGAACTGGAACTCTTACAATAGAAGGTGTAGAAAGATTATATCCTTGTGAGCACACAATCATCTCAGATAGAATAGTAGCTGGAACTTTTATTATTGCAGCTATTATATTTGATGGAAAGATAAAAGTTAAGGGAGTAGAGAGAGAGCATTTAGAGGCATTTTTGATGAAGTTAGAAGAGATGGGAGTGAGATATGAGATAGAGAATAAGGAGTTAAGAATAATTTCAAAACTTTCTGATCTTCAAGGAATAAAAATTACAACTATGCCACATCCAGGATTTCCAACAGATTTACAATCTCCTATAATGACTCTTATGTGTTTAGCTAAAGGTAGTAGCGAAATAAAAGAAACTATTTTTGAAAATAGATTTATGCATGTACCTGAGCTAAATAGAATGGGAGCTAAAATAGATATCAATGGAAACATAGCAACTATAAAAGGAATAGAAAATTTTTCATCAGCAGAAGTTATGGCAAGTGATTTAAGAGCAGGAGCATCTTTAATTCTTGCAGCATTAAAAGCTGAAGGAGAAAGTATAGTAAATAGAATTTATCATGTAGATAGAGGATATGAGAATTTAGAATTAAAGTTAAAAAATATTGGTGCAGATATAGAGAGAATAAAAACAGAGGTATAA
- the rlmB gene encoding 23S rRNA (guanosine(2251)-2'-O)-methyltransferase RlmB has translation MEKIIGINPVMEVLQNKEKTIEKLEIFKGAKDDKINKIKRLASERNIKIFYTDKKRENSQGVVVHVSDYDYYVDFGEFLEKIAPMEKSIVLILDEIQDPRNFGALIRSAEVFGVKGIIIPERNAVRINETVVKTSTGAIEYVDIVKVTNISDAISKLKKLDYWVYGAEGEGSKDYSQEKYPSRTALVLGSEGNGIRKKVKESCDVLIKIPMYGKINSLNVSVAGGIILSEIVKSF, from the coding sequence ATGGAGAAAATAATAGGTATAAATCCTGTAATGGAGGTATTACAAAATAAAGAGAAAACAATAGAGAAATTAGAGATTTTTAAAGGGGCTAAAGATGATAAGATAAATAAGATAAAAAGATTAGCTTCAGAAAGAAATATTAAGATATTTTATACAGATAAGAAGAGAGAAAATTCACAAGGAGTTGTAGTTCATGTAAGTGATTATGACTATTATGTGGATTTTGGAGAATTTTTGGAAAAAATTGCTCCTATGGAAAAATCTATTGTTTTAATTTTGGATGAGATACAAGACCCAAGAAATTTTGGTGCTTTAATAAGAAGTGCTGAGGTATTTGGAGTAAAAGGAATAATCATTCCTGAAAGAAATGCTGTAAGAATAAATGAAACAGTTGTTAAAACTTCAACTGGAGCAATAGAGTATGTAGATATAGTAAAAGTTACAAATATCTCTGATGCTATCAGTAAATTAAAAAAATTAGATTATTGGGTATATGGAGCAGAGGGAGAAGGAAGTAAAGATTATTCTCAAGAAAAGTATCCTAGTAGAACAGCATTAGTTCTTGGAAGTGAAGGAAATGGAATAAGAAAAAAAGTAAAAGAGAGCTGTGATGTTTTAATAAAAATACCTATGTATGGAAAAATTAACTCTCTAAATGTTTCAGTAGCAGGAGGAATAATTCTATCTGAAATAGTAAAGTCTTTTTAA
- a CDS encoding sigma-70 family RNA polymerase sigma factor, translating to MNEELINDEVIKLAQNGDQEALDLILKEYKKLIYLNIRNYFLVGADQDDLLQEGTIGLLKAIKNYSEGKASFKTFATLCIRRQILTAVRSSTAQKNSALNEASGNNLETEDGHEDYPKELYSNVRYNPEAIFLSKEKIMEFQDFVEHNFSPFERQVFNYMIKGFSYKEIAEELEKTPKVIDNSFQRIKRKSELWLSTY from the coding sequence ATGAATGAAGAGTTAATAAATGATGAAGTAATAAAATTAGCTCAAAATGGAGATCAGGAAGCTTTAGATTTAATATTAAAAGAGTATAAGAAATTGATATATCTTAATATTAGAAATTATTTTCTTGTTGGTGCTGATCAAGATGATTTATTACAAGAGGGGACAATAGGACTTTTGAAAGCGATAAAAAATTATAGTGAGGGGAAAGCTTCTTTTAAAACATTTGCAACTCTTTGTATTAGAAGACAGATATTAACTGCAGTTAGAAGTTCTACAGCACAAAAAAATAGCGCTTTAAATGAAGCTAGTGGAAATAATTTAGAAACAGAAGATGGTCATGAAGATTATCCAAAAGAACTTTATTCAAATGTGAGATATAATCCTGAAGCTATATTTTTATCTAAAGAGAAAATAATGGAGTTTCAAGATTTCGTAGAGCATAATTTTAGCCCATTTGAAAGGCAAGTATTTAACTATATGATTAAAGGTTTTTCTTATAAAGAGATTGCAGAGGAGCTAGAGAAAACTCCTAAAGTGATAGATAATAGTTTTCAAAGAATAAAAAGAAAAAGTGAATTGTGGTTAAGTACTTATTAA
- the leuS gene encoding leucine--tRNA ligase translates to MREYNFKEVEAKWQGKWENGHIFKTENKVEGKENYYVLVMLPYPSGKLHVGHARNYTIGDVIARYKRMKGYNVLNPMGWDSFGLPAENAAIQNGAHPAVWTKSNIENMRRQLKLLGFSYDWDREIASYTPEYYKWNQWMFKRLYEKGLIYKKKSLVNWCPDCNTVLANEQVEDGKCWRHSKTSVIQKELEQWFFKITDYADELLEGHKELKDGWPEKVLTMQKNWIGKSYGTEIVFTVAETGKELPMFTTRIDTIYGVSYCVVAPEHPIVEEIIKVNPEIKSSIEAMKNTDLIERSAEGREKNGVFTGWHVINPVTKEKVQLWVADYVLMNYGTGAVMAVPCHDERDFAFAKKYNLPLNVVINPVNKETKEVIELKAEEMTEAFTEVGVMTNSGEFNGMSSKEALTKIAEYVEANNYGKRTVKYRLKDWGVSRQRYWGTPIPALYCEKCGTVMEKDENLPVKLPEDVSFNGVGNPLETSESFKHAVCPICGGPARRDTDTMDTFVDSSWYFLRYCDPKNDKLPFDKEIVDSWMGVDQYIGGIEHAVMHLLYARFFQKILRDLGLVSANEPFKRLLTQGMVLGPSYYSAAENKFLFSSEVDVKGEKAFSKATGEELAIKVEKMSKSKNNGVDPEEMITKYGADTTRLFIMFAAPPEKELEWNENGLAGAYRFLTKIWRLVMEHKENLEFGEIDLTKVSRDDKALLIKLNQTIKKVTESIEDDYHFNTSIAATMELINETQDYKVNILEGGKTTSESKKIFAEVIKNILVMLSPFTPHFCDELWEEMGNTGYLFNEKWPSYDEKLTVSSEVVMAVQVNGKVRGTVEVERGTDKDTVEKLALNLENVKKHMEGKTLVKLIVIPDKIVNIVVK, encoded by the coding sequence TTGAGAGAGTATAATTTTAAAGAAGTAGAAGCCAAGTGGCAAGGGAAATGGGAAAATGGACACATTTTCAAGACAGAAAATAAAGTTGAAGGGAAAGAGAATTATTATGTACTTGTAATGCTTCCATATCCATCTGGGAAACTACATGTTGGGCATGCTAGAAACTATACAATAGGAGATGTTATAGCTAGATATAAGAGAATGAAAGGTTATAATGTATTAAATCCTATGGGATGGGATTCTTTTGGATTACCAGCAGAGAATGCAGCTATTCAAAATGGAGCACACCCAGCTGTGTGGACAAAATCTAATATTGAAAATATGAGAAGACAATTAAAATTATTAGGATTTTCGTATGATTGGGATAGAGAGATAGCTTCTTATACACCAGAATACTATAAATGGAACCAATGGATGTTCAAAAGACTTTATGAAAAAGGATTAATCTACAAGAAAAAATCTCTTGTAAACTGGTGCCCAGATTGTAATACAGTATTAGCAAATGAGCAAGTTGAAGATGGAAAATGTTGGAGACATAGTAAAACTTCAGTTATTCAAAAAGAGTTAGAGCAATGGTTCTTTAAGATAACTGACTATGCTGACGAGTTATTAGAGGGGCATAAAGAGTTGAAAGATGGTTGGCCTGAAAAAGTTTTAACAATGCAAAAAAACTGGATAGGGAAATCATATGGAACAGAGATAGTGTTTACTGTTGCTGAAACAGGTAAGGAATTACCTATGTTTACAACAAGAATAGATACAATTTATGGAGTGTCTTATTGTGTTGTTGCTCCAGAGCATCCTATTGTAGAGGAAATTATAAAAGTTAATCCAGAGATAAAATCAAGTATTGAAGCAATGAAAAATACAGATTTAATTGAAAGATCAGCAGAAGGAAGAGAAAAAAATGGAGTATTCACAGGTTGGCATGTAATTAATCCAGTAACAAAAGAGAAAGTACAATTATGGGTAGCTGACTATGTTCTAATGAACTATGGAACAGGAGCTGTAATGGCTGTTCCTTGTCACGATGAAAGAGACTTTGCATTTGCAAAAAAATATAATTTACCATTAAATGTTGTAATTAATCCAGTTAATAAAGAAACAAAAGAAGTAATTGAGCTAAAAGCAGAAGAGATGACAGAGGCTTTCACTGAAGTTGGAGTAATGACAAATTCAGGAGAGTTTAACGGGATGAGTTCTAAAGAGGCTTTAACAAAAATAGCTGAATATGTAGAAGCTAATAATTATGGTAAAAGAACAGTAAAATACAGATTAAAAGATTGGGGAGTTTCAAGACAAAGATACTGGGGAACACCTATTCCAGCACTATATTGTGAAAAATGTGGAACTGTAATGGAAAAAGATGAAAATCTTCCAGTGAAACTTCCAGAAGATGTTTCATTTAATGGAGTAGGAAATCCATTAGAAACATCAGAAAGTTTTAAACATGCTGTATGTCCAATTTGTGGTGGACCAGCTAGAAGAGATACAGATACTATGGATACTTTTGTAGATTCATCTTGGTATTTTTTAAGATATTGTGACCCTAAAAATGATAAACTTCCATTTGACAAAGAGATAGTTGATTCTTGGATGGGAGTAGATCAATATATAGGTGGAATAGAGCATGCAGTAATGCACTTATTATATGCTAGATTTTTCCAAAAAATATTAAGAGATTTAGGCCTTGTTTCAGCTAATGAACCATTCAAGAGATTATTAACTCAAGGAATGGTTTTAGGGCCATCATACTATTCAGCAGCTGAAAACAAATTCTTATTCTCAAGTGAAGTTGATGTTAAAGGTGAAAAAGCATTTTCAAAAGCTACTGGAGAAGAATTAGCAATAAAAGTTGAAAAAATGTCTAAATCTAAAAATAATGGTGTAGACCCTGAAGAGATGATAACTAAATATGGTGCAGATACAACTAGATTATTTATAATGTTTGCTGCTCCACCTGAAAAAGAATTAGAGTGGAATGAAAATGGACTTGCTGGAGCTTACAGATTTTTAACAAAAATTTGGAGACTAGTAATGGAGCATAAAGAAAATCTAGAGTTTGGAGAGATTGATTTAACAAAGGTAAGTAGAGATGATAAAGCTTTATTAATCAAATTAAATCAAACTATAAAGAAAGTAACTGAATCTATAGAAGATGACTATCACTTCAATACTTCAATAGCTGCTACTATGGAGTTAATAAATGAAACTCAAGATTATAAAGTAAATATTTTAGAAGGTGGAAAAACAACTTCTGAATCTAAGAAAATATTTGCTGAAGTTATAAAGAATATATTAGTAATGTTATCACCATTTACTCCACATTTCTGTGATGAACTATGGGAAGAGATGGGAAATACAGGATATTTATTCAATGAAAAATGGCCTTCATATGATGAAAAATTAACTGTATCATCAGAAGTTGTAATGGCAGTTCAAGTAAATGGAAAAGTTAGAGGAACTGTTGAAGTAGAAAGAGGAACAGATAAAGATACAGTTGAAAAATTAGCATTAAATTTAGAAAATGTAAAAAAACATATGGAAGGAAAAACTTTAGTAAAATTAATTGTTATTCCTGATAAAATAGTAAATATAGTTGTAAAGTAA
- a CDS encoding M20/M25/M40 family metallo-hydrolase: MNDFKETLSLAEEIYYNPELGFKEFKTSKLIENFIKKYFPQEKITKFSETGIKFNLGEKKSLHIALIAEMDAVYTPSHFYANKETGAAHNCGHYSQVAIMLDLLKRLSTDNEYKSFDFSLGFVFTPAEEYLDLEFRKKMKENNRITYLGGKPEAIKLGIFNEFDFAIAIHSMGGEPTRRSIELNCNLAGFLYKYYTFLGKPAHAGFAPQAGINAYSISTLFNTALGLFRQQIDEKYMVRINPVILDAPMGTNVIPDKIKIGTDIRAHSVEYMLELSERLDTIAQCSAKALGGDVKIETEMGYLPFLQSHYLSNFVRETFKNFPEIEYCKENSPVSAAGDIGDLSYILPCIQIGYNGFSGTFHGTDFIHKDNEYIFSIFPKFLMKVLKDMSGKIDKSKLYKKTYEDYKKIIEKLGGENEK, translated from the coding sequence ATGAATGATTTTAAAGAAACCTTATCTCTAGCTGAAGAGATTTATTACAATCCTGAACTAGGATTTAAAGAGTTTAAAACTTCTAAACTAATAGAGAATTTTATAAAAAAGTATTTTCCACAAGAGAAAATTACTAAATTTTCTGAAACAGGTATTAAATTTAATTTAGGAGAAAAAAAATCTCTACATATTGCACTTATTGCTGAAATGGATGCTGTATATACACCATCACACTTTTATGCTAACAAAGAAACTGGTGCAGCCCACAACTGCGGTCATTATTCACAAGTTGCAATAATGCTTGATCTTTTAAAAAGACTTTCAACTGATAATGAATATAAATCTTTTGATTTTTCTCTTGGATTTGTTTTTACTCCTGCTGAAGAGTATTTAGATTTGGAATTTAGAAAAAAGATGAAAGAAAATAATAGAATTACATATTTGGGAGGAAAACCTGAAGCTATAAAATTAGGTATTTTTAATGAATTTGATTTTGCTATTGCCATACACTCTATGGGAGGAGAACCAACAAGAAGAAGTATTGAATTAAACTGTAATTTAGCTGGTTTTTTATATAAGTATTATACTTTCTTAGGAAAACCTGCTCATGCTGGATTTGCTCCACAAGCTGGTATCAATGCTTATAGTATCTCCACTCTTTTCAATACCGCATTAGGACTTTTTAGGCAACAAATTGATGAAAAATATATGGTAAGAATAAATCCTGTTATCTTAGATGCGCCTATGGGAACAAATGTAATTCCAGATAAAATAAAAATTGGGACAGATATTAGAGCACATTCTGTTGAATATATGTTAGAACTTTCTGAAAGACTAGATACTATAGCTCAATGTTCTGCCAAAGCTTTAGGTGGAGATGTTAAAATAGAAACAGAAATGGGGTATCTACCTTTTTTACAATCCCATTATCTTTCTAATTTTGTTAGAGAAACTTTTAAAAATTTTCCAGAAATTGAGTATTGTAAAGAAAATTCCCCTGTAAGTGCAGCTGGGGATATTGGTGACTTATCGTATATTCTTCCTTGTATCCAAATTGGATATAATGGTTTTTCTGGAACTTTTCATGGAACAGATTTTATACATAAAGATAATGAATATATTTTCTCAATATTCCCAAAATTTTTAATGAAAGTTCTTAAAGATATGAGTGGTAAAATTGATAAATCTAAGTTATATAAAAAAACTTATGAAGATTATAAAAAAATAATTGAAAAACTGGGAGGAGAAAATGAAAAATAA